From Desulfosalsimonas propionicica, the proteins below share one genomic window:
- a CDS encoding radical SAM protein produces the protein MKQTVSFSKNAVNVFFHITTRCNLKCAHCYINPVQHGDSTLPAATAGRWLSFFQKPGKAANLILLGGEPTLHPELAKIVSAARQIGYASVTIDTNGYLFHDILDQVTPEDVDYFSFSLDGATPATNDQIRGAGCYAACTRGIRRAVEKGFGVSVIYTVSRKNLHELADMPEVLSDLGVHRFFIQVIGIRGRSAQAGQDALQLTRQQWEQNVPPVAQRVAKRGIAVTYPKVFLETDEIFECAGRVAENYFIFPNGRVYQCPLCEDFALHSFQITDQGLLPAPKINEADLFSLDIAEGCVINKLVQGGNIDYDNQGRPKWKIACCLLKEEIPAG, from the coding sequence ATGAAACAAACTGTATCCTTTTCCAAAAACGCGGTGAACGTGTTTTTCCACATCACCACCCGCTGCAACCTCAAGTGCGCTCACTGCTACATCAATCCGGTCCAGCACGGCGATAGCACGTTGCCGGCGGCCACTGCCGGCAGGTGGCTTTCGTTTTTCCAAAAACCCGGCAAGGCCGCCAACCTGATTCTTCTGGGCGGTGAGCCCACCCTTCACCCCGAACTTGCAAAGATTGTCAGCGCCGCCCGGCAAATTGGCTATGCCTCGGTTACCATTGATACCAACGGATACCTGTTTCATGATATTCTGGATCAGGTGACCCCGGAGGACGTGGATTATTTCAGCTTCAGCCTGGACGGGGCAACGCCGGCCACAAACGATCAAATCCGGGGGGCGGGCTGTTATGCCGCCTGTACCCGCGGCATCCGACGGGCCGTGGAAAAGGGCTTCGGGGTAAGCGTGATCTATACCGTGAGCCGGAAAAATCTCCACGAACTCGCCGACATGCCGGAGGTGCTCTCGGATCTGGGTGTTCACCGCTTTTTTATCCAGGTCATCGGGATCCGGGGACGGTCTGCGCAGGCCGGCCAGGACGCCCTGCAGCTTACCCGCCAGCAGTGGGAGCAAAATGTGCCCCCTGTTGCTCAAAGGGTTGCAAAAAGGGGAATTGCCGTGACTTACCCGAAAGTGTTTCTGGAGACGGACGAGATTTTTGAATGCGCGGGCAGGGTGGCGGAAAATTATTTTATTTTTCCCAACGGCCGGGTTTATCAGTGTCCGCTGTGCGAGGATTTTGCCCTGCATAGTTTCCAGATTACCGACCAGGGCCTTTTGCCCGCCCCGAAAATCAATGAGGCGGATCTTTTCTCCCTTGATATCGCCGAGGGGTGTGTGATCAACAAGCTGGTCCAGGGCGGCAACATTGACTATGACAACCAGGGCCGGCCCAAATGGAAGATCGCCTGCTGCCTGCTAAAAGAAGAAATCCCGGCAGGCTGA
- a CDS encoding GGDEF domain-containing protein → MIWIFASSGLFLSGSDAFARQQDNPVPVSIPAGADQVDLSGHLKILKDADHIRTIEQVVSAPVSEEFLPAGPGVPHLGLTDAAVWVFFAFEGRLPDGWVLHAGWPYQATVRLRQLRENPGEKVLGRSPGNRTFAAWAFADEKTGSWTIYARFVSQGVLILPMKLYTDAAFLSYQRATATGYGIYYGIILAMALYNLFLFFSLRDRAYLYYVAYMFCVLLYFFGLNGLTLEYLFVGRRALDTRMTLFFLSLVFITAGVFTRYFLETRKNAPRMDVIIRSLIVLGTVLAGLSFLLRFSLLTTFFSILGTATPFILITAAILVWRKGFGPARYYLLAWSIYAAGTLVFALTYSGVISFTAIGFHSYQIGSAAEAVLLSFALADRIRTLRREREEAVGNERRAMDLAFTDALTGLHNSRFFRAHIGPEIQKAENLGQPLSLLMLDVDDFKQFNDQYGHIQGDQVLTRLGDTIRAHVRETDLACRYGGEEFAVIMPGLGEAMAMEVAERIRLAFGQHPVVPRPGLKIHVTVSIGVAQYEAGFMPQDLLECADRAMYRAKAAGKNTVRMWNA, encoded by the coding sequence ATGATATGGATTTTTGCGTCTTCAGGGCTGTTTCTGTCGGGCTCCGACGCCTTCGCCCGCCAGCAGGACAATCCCGTCCCTGTTTCCATCCCCGCAGGTGCCGATCAGGTGGATCTTTCCGGGCATCTGAAAATTCTTAAGGACGCGGACCATATTCGGACAATTGAGCAGGTGGTATCAGCGCCGGTTTCTGAAGAGTTCTTGCCCGCAGGCCCGGGTGTCCCGCATCTGGGGCTCACGGACGCGGCTGTTTGGGTTTTTTTTGCCTTTGAGGGCCGGCTGCCCGACGGCTGGGTGCTGCACGCGGGCTGGCCCTATCAGGCAACCGTGCGCCTCCGGCAGCTGCGCGAAAATCCCGGTGAGAAGGTTCTCGGCCGCAGCCCGGGCAACCGGACCTTTGCGGCATGGGCGTTTGCGGATGAAAAAACCGGTTCCTGGACTATATATGCCCGGTTTGTCAGCCAGGGGGTGCTCATCCTGCCCATGAAGCTTTATACAGATGCCGCGTTTCTGTCTTATCAGCGCGCCACTGCCACGGGATATGGGATTTATTACGGCATCATTTTGGCCATGGCCCTGTATAACCTTTTTCTGTTTTTTTCTCTCCGGGACAGGGCCTACCTTTATTATGTGGCCTATATGTTTTGTGTGCTGCTTTATTTTTTCGGCCTAAACGGCCTGACCCTGGAGTACCTGTTTGTGGGCCGGCGGGCCTTGGACACCCGGATGACTTTGTTTTTTCTGTCCCTGGTTTTTATTACCGCCGGGGTGTTTACCCGCTATTTTCTTGAAACCAGGAAAAACGCCCCCCGCATGGATGTCATCATTCGGTCGCTGATTGTCCTTGGGACAGTGCTGGCCGGCTTGTCCTTTTTACTTCGGTTTTCCCTGCTAACCACATTTTTCAGCATCCTTGGCACCGCAACCCCGTTTATACTGATTACCGCAGCCATCCTGGTCTGGCGGAAGGGGTTCGGCCCGGCCCGCTATTATCTGCTGGCCTGGAGCATCTATGCCGCCGGTACCCTTGTTTTTGCGCTGACCTACAGCGGCGTGATTTCTTTTACGGCCATCGGCTTTCACAGCTACCAGATCGGTTCTGCGGCCGAGGCGGTGCTTCTGTCGTTTGCCCTGGCCGATCGCATCCGCACCCTTCGCCGGGAGCGCGAAGAGGCTGTGGGAAACGAGCGCCGGGCCATGGACCTGGCCTTTACAGACGCTTTGACCGGACTGCACAATTCAAGGTTTTTCCGGGCCCATATCGGCCCGGAAATTCAGAAGGCGGAAAATCTGGGCCAGCCATTGTCGCTTCTCATGCTGGATGTGGATGATTTCAAGCAGTTCAATGATCAATACGGCCATATCCAGGGCGACCAGGTGCTCACCCGCCTGGGAGACACCATCCGGGCCCATGTGCGGGAAACCGATTTGGCATGCCGCTACGGCGGCGAGGAGTTTGCCGTGATTATGCCGGGCTTGGGCGAAGCCATGGCCATGGAGGTGGCCGAACGCATCCGGCTGGCCTTTGGCCAGCATCCGGTGGTGCCCCGGCCGGGGCTGAAGATTCATGTGACCGTAAGTATTGGGGTGGCCCAGTATGAAGCCGGTTTTATGCCCCAGGATTTGCTGGAGTGCGCAGACCGGGCTATGTACCGGGCCAAGGCAGCGGGAAAAAACACCGTGCGCATGTGGAACGCCTGA
- a CDS encoding cyclic nucleotide-binding domain-containing protein, whose translation MIESKYLKDNVQNIQRLMAIPGLKDFETRNLAKLLRLSKIRQYEDGERIIREGDNDPWLYFLLSGTLKIEKQGVEIGHIRDVGEIFGEMRIVDSLVRSASVYAVGDTLCLCVDTSAKGRLSDSDDHDERIDFLLLLYRIFAEYMSIRLRATNDELFRAKKELADQVK comes from the coding sequence ATGATTGAATCCAAGTACCTCAAGGACAATGTGCAAAATATTCAGCGCCTCATGGCCATTCCGGGGTTAAAGGACTTTGAGACCCGGAATCTGGCCAAGCTGCTGCGGCTTAGCAAGATCCGGCAGTATGAAGACGGAGAGCGCATCATCCGGGAGGGGGACAACGATCCATGGCTTTATTTTCTGCTTTCCGGAACCCTGAAAATCGAAAAACAGGGCGTGGAAATCGGCCATATCCGGGATGTGGGCGAGATTTTCGGTGAAATGCGCATTGTCGACAGCCTGGTGCGATCCGCCTCGGTTTATGCCGTGGGTGATACGCTTTGTTTGTGCGTGGATACTTCCGCAAAGGGCCGGCTGTCCGATTCAGACGACCATGACGAGCGCATTGATTTTTTGCTGCTGCTGTACCGGATTTTTGCCGAGTACATGTCCATCCGGCTGCGGGCCACCAATGATGAGCTGTTTCGCGCCAAAAAGGAGCTCGCAGACCAGGTAAAATGA
- a CDS encoding nitroreductase family protein: MRITRVEDQCNLCGLCVNDCVAGVWRAVNGRPEAAAPEFCSLCGHCVAVCPKDAIVHDGIDFAQTRPVDKKRLDPEVFAEIVRSRRSIRRYKADRVPDGVIEAILGLCAWSPTASNKQDVAFTVIKNKDVLQAISAAVFGIGTKAYRHSRKGLGKLVYKALQKIAPGNDLERYMEPMPWYLEQQAAGRDLILHNAPVLILVHAPKKGRFHCENCNIAAGDIMNHAHARGLGTCYIGFVTLALKIFPGLRKLASLPRDRRAYACLTMGYPAHTYARTPSRRPRPVDWLR, from the coding sequence TTGAGAATCACAAGAGTTGAAGATCAATGCAATTTGTGCGGACTTTGTGTTAACGACTGTGTGGCCGGCGTCTGGCGGGCGGTCAACGGCCGGCCGGAGGCTGCGGCGCCCGAATTTTGCAGTTTGTGCGGCCATTGTGTCGCCGTATGCCCCAAAGACGCCATTGTCCATGACGGGATCGATTTTGCACAGACCCGGCCAGTGGACAAAAAGCGCCTGGACCCGGAGGTGTTTGCCGAGATTGTGCGCAGCCGCAGAAGCATCCGCCGGTATAAGGCAGACAGGGTGCCGGATGGGGTTATTGAAGCCATCCTGGGCCTATGCGCCTGGAGTCCTACAGCCAGCAACAAGCAGGATGTGGCTTTTACGGTGATCAAAAACAAAGATGTTTTGCAGGCCATTTCCGCGGCCGTGTTCGGCATTGGGACAAAGGCGTATCGCCACAGCCGTAAAGGCCTTGGAAAGCTTGTCTACAAGGCCCTTCAAAAAATTGCCCCGGGAAATGACCTGGAGCGCTACATGGAGCCCATGCCCTGGTATCTTGAGCAACAGGCAGCCGGCCGGGATCTGATTTTGCACAATGCGCCGGTGCTGATTTTGGTGCATGCGCCCAAAAAGGGGCGATTTCACTGTGAAAACTGCAATATCGCCGCCGGGGATATCATGAACCACGCCCACGCCCGGGGCCTGGGCACCTGTTATATCGGATTTGTGACTCTGGCCCTGAAAATTTTCCCGGGTCTTCGAAAGCTGGCATCCCTTCCCCGGGACCGCAGAGCCTATGCCTGCCTGACCATGGGCTATCCGGCCCATACATATGCCAGAACCCCTTCCCGCAGGCCCAGGCCCGTGGACTGGCTTCGATAA
- the purF gene encoding amidophosphoribosyltransferase: MNPSDSIEARPREACGIFGIHRHPESARLVYFGLYALQHRGQESAGIAVVHDEHIDFHKGMGLVHDVFDDTILDRLACECSAIGHVRYSTTGGSVLANAQPFVVNHRGRSYGVAHNGNLVNAHTLKQELEEDGSIFQTTMDSEVFLHLFVKNLRHGFEQALVNSVTRLQGAYCFVVLTSRGEVVGIKDPNGFRPLCLGRLHGRYVLASESCALDLLEAEFVRELEPGEIVIIDDTGVRSLFPHQHTSRTFCIFEYIYFARPDSTIYGKNVYLTRKAHGRQLAKEAPVEADLVMPFPDSGNYAALGYAEQSGIPFDLGMIRNHYVGRTFIQPSQSMRDFGVRMKLNPVKELLVGKDIIIIEDSIIRGTTARTRVKALRELGVKRVHMRISCPPHIHPCHYGIDFSTKGELIAASKTVSELRDFLCLDSLHYLSLEGLLASTGVAEPENHFCKACFDGCYPVLFDQSLTKECMEI, encoded by the coding sequence ATGAATCCTTCTGATTCAATCGAGGCCCGGCCGCGGGAAGCCTGCGGCATTTTCGGCATCCACAGGCATCCTGAGTCCGCGCGCCTGGTTTACTTCGGCTTATACGCCCTCCAGCACCGGGGCCAGGAAAGCGCCGGCATTGCCGTGGTCCATGATGAGCATATCGACTTTCACAAGGGCATGGGTCTGGTCCATGACGTTTTTGACGACACCATCCTGGACCGGCTGGCCTGCGAGTGCAGCGCCATCGGCCATGTCCGCTACTCCACTACCGGCGGTTCCGTGCTGGCAAATGCCCAGCCCTTTGTGGTCAACCACAGGGGCCGGTCTTACGGTGTGGCCCATAACGGCAACCTGGTCAACGCCCATACCTTAAAGCAGGAATTGGAGGAAGACGGCTCGATTTTCCAGACCACCATGGACAGCGAGGTTTTCCTTCACCTGTTTGTCAAAAATCTCAGGCATGGATTTGAGCAGGCCCTGGTCAACAGCGTGACCCGGCTTCAGGGGGCCTACTGCTTTGTGGTGCTTACAAGTCGTGGCGAGGTGGTGGGCATCAAGGACCCCAACGGGTTTAGGCCCCTGTGCCTCGGGCGGCTCCACGGCCGTTATGTGCTGGCCTCGGAGTCCTGCGCCCTGGACCTGCTGGAGGCGGAATTCGTGCGCGAACTGGAGCCCGGCGAGATCGTGATTATCGATGACACCGGTGTGCGAAGCCTTTTTCCCCACCAGCACACTTCTCGGACTTTTTGCATTTTTGAATACATTTATTTCGCCCGGCCAGACAGCACCATATACGGAAAAAACGTCTATCTCACCCGCAAGGCCCACGGCCGGCAGCTGGCCAAAGAAGCCCCCGTGGAAGCAGATCTGGTCATGCCCTTTCCGGATTCGGGCAATTATGCGGCCCTGGGATATGCCGAACAATCCGGCATCCCCTTTGACCTGGGTATGATCCGCAACCACTACGTGGGCCGCACCTTTATTCAGCCCAGCCAGAGCATGCGCGATTTCGGGGTGCGCATGAAATTGAATCCGGTCAAGGAATTGCTTGTGGGAAAGGACATCATTATCATCGAGGACTCCATTATCCGGGGCACCACGGCCCGCACCCGGGTCAAGGCCTTGCGGGAACTTGGTGTGAAGCGCGTCCACATGCGCATCAGCTGCCCGCCGCACATCCATCCCTGTCATTACGGCATTGATTTTTCCACCAAGGGGGAACTGATCGCCGCGAGCAAAACCGTCTCCGAGTTGCGGGATTTTCTGTGCCTGGACAGCCTTCATTACCTGAGCCTGGAAGGGCTTCTGGCATCCACCGGAGTGGCGGAGCCGGAAAATCATTTTTGCAAGGCTTGCTTTGACGGATGTTATCCGGTATTGTTTGACCAGTCCCTGACAAAGGAGTGCATGGAAATTTAA
- a CDS encoding iron-containing alcohol dehydrogenase, giving the protein MILPEFYDFCSRAKIVSGQNALEKIPALLAELDAGRPLIITDPGVENAGLVDVVKQAIARGLESAPVYSDVPVDSDYHVVDKIAGVYRENQCDAIIAVGGGSVIDTAKGVNIVVSLGGKTLLDYQGAGAVRNKLNPLVILPTTAGTGSEMTLVAVIADPERREKMLFVSYFLLPDLAVLDARLTRTLPDFITAATAMDALSHACEAWYCMEKNPLSDTLAFQAIDLISQNLLYVIQNPEDTQARLALANASTLAGAAFSNSMVGMVHNLGHSTGAVCHVPHGNCMAALLPYGLEYNLHRRDEIIGQLLLPLAGPETYAATPRHQRAEKTIALIRQLNQDLHDAIGGRHPRFLSEIRDRDGRRLVEKNMLPKIAEKALSDGARVPNPEELLAEDAQMVLEHAWQGTPLDRTKIKTG; this is encoded by the coding sequence ATGATCCTGCCGGAATTTTATGATTTCTGCAGCCGTGCCAAAATTGTTTCAGGGCAAAACGCCCTTGAAAAAATACCGGCGCTGCTGGCCGAACTTGACGCCGGCCGGCCGCTGATCATCACGGATCCCGGGGTGGAAAACGCCGGGCTCGTGGATGTGGTCAAACAGGCCATAGCCCGCGGCCTGGAATCCGCACCGGTTTACAGCGATGTTCCGGTGGATTCCGACTACCATGTGGTGGACAAAATCGCCGGCGTGTACAGGGAAAACCAATGCGACGCCATCATTGCCGTGGGCGGCGGCTCGGTGATTGACACGGCCAAGGGTGTGAACATCGTGGTTTCGCTGGGAGGCAAAACCCTGCTGGACTACCAGGGAGCCGGTGCGGTGCGCAACAAACTCAATCCTTTGGTGATTCTGCCCACCACCGCAGGCACGGGATCGGAAATGACCCTGGTGGCCGTGATCGCCGATCCGGAACGCCGGGAGAAAATGCTCTTTGTCTCCTATTTTCTGCTGCCGGACCTGGCCGTGCTCGATGCCCGCCTGACCCGGACCCTGCCGGATTTTATCACAGCGGCAACAGCCATGGACGCCCTGTCCCATGCCTGCGAGGCCTGGTACTGCATGGAAAAAAACCCTTTAAGCGATACCCTGGCGTTTCAGGCCATTGATCTCATCAGCCAAAACCTGCTTTATGTGATCCAAAACCCCGAAGACACCCAGGCCCGCCTGGCCCTGGCCAATGCCTCCACCTTGGCCGGGGCGGCATTTTCCAATTCCATGGTGGGCATGGTGCACAATCTCGGCCATTCCACGGGCGCGGTGTGCCACGTGCCCCACGGAAACTGCATGGCGGCTTTGCTGCCCTATGGCCTGGAATACAACCTGCACCGCAGGGACGAAATCATCGGCCAGCTGCTGCTGCCCCTGGCCGGGCCGGAAACCTATGCCGCAACACCCCGGCACCAACGGGCCGAAAAAACAATCGCGTTGATCCGGCAGCTTAATCAGGACCTGCATGATGCCATTGGCGGGCGCCATCCCCGGTTTCTATCGGAAATCCGGGACCGAGACGGCCGGCGCCTGGTGGAAAAAAACATGCTGCCCAAGATTGCGGAAAAAGCCTTAAGCGACGGGGCCCGGGTGCCCAACCCCGAGGAACTGCTGGCAGAAGATGCGCAGATGGTGCTCGAACACGCCTGGCAAGGCACGCCCCTGGACCGGACAAAAATCAAAACCGGGTAA
- the carB gene encoding carbamoyl-phosphate synthase large subunit encodes MPKRTDIHKILIIGAGPIIISQACEFDYSGTQACKALKEEGYEVILVNSNPATIMTDPETADRTYVEPITPKTVEMIIEKERPDAILPTLGGQTGLNTAVAVAEAGVLEKYGVEMIGARLDAIHKAEDRDRFCRAMEKINLRIPRSGIATDMEAARGFAADIGYPVIIRPAFTLGGTGGGVAYNPEDLENIASAGLDASMINQVMIEESVLGWKEYELEVMRDKNDNVVIVCSIENVDPMGIHTGDSITVAPAQTLSDVEYQVMRDAAIAILREIGVDTGGSNVQFAVNPDDGELIVVEMNPRVSRSSALASKATGFPIAKIAAKLAVGYTLDEIPNDITGKTVASFEPALDYCVVKIPRWTFEKFPEAEDELTTSMRSVGETMAIGRTFTEALQKGLRSLETGRYGFGGDGKDEEDGQNPPLSLAEIEQMLARPTSRRIFYLHQALIAAMPLETIYELTGIDPWFLHQFARLAETEKQMAAAGGQISLETLEKAKKYGFSDFQIGHLTGLGAGRIRDMRKSAGLRPVYKLVDTCAAEFEAATPYYYSTYEQEDEARVSEGRKIMILGGGPNRIGQGIEFDYCCVHASFALKELGIESIMVNSNPETVSTDYDTSDKLYFEPLTHEDVLHIVETEKPDGVIVQFGGQTPLNLALSLMDAGVPIIGTSPENIEQAEDRKHFQAILNNLGLMQPPNGTARSVEEAMAEAARIGYPVIVRPSYVLGGRGMKIVYNDQEMENYTRLAIVASPEYPVLIDKFLEDAVEVDVDAVSDGQITVIGGIMEHIEAAGVHSGDSACVLPPYSLKSGEIDQIVSATCAMAKELNVIGLMNVQYAIKDGCLYVLEVNPRASRTVPFVSKATGVPLARIATKVMTGQSLEDLGFTKQVHPQHVSVKEAVLPFDRFPEADTLLGPEMKSTGEVMGIDADFGRAYAKSQIAAGQHLPGSGAVFISVQNSDKDAVLPVARQLADIGFEILATRGTCRFFEQNKILAQAVNKVSAGRPHVVDAIMNREIHLVINTGTGDRTRRDGYMIRRAALKFNIPYATTIACARAMGLGIAALNQKALSVAALQDYHH; translated from the coding sequence ATGCCGAAACGCACCGACATTCACAAGATCCTGATCATCGGCGCAGGGCCGATTATCATCAGCCAGGCCTGTGAGTTTGATTATTCCGGCACCCAGGCATGCAAGGCATTGAAGGAAGAAGGCTACGAGGTGATCCTGGTCAATTCCAATCCGGCCACCATTATGACCGACCCGGAAACCGCGGACCGCACTTATGTGGAGCCCATCACCCCCAAAACCGTGGAAATGATCATTGAAAAGGAGCGGCCCGATGCCATTCTGCCCACCCTGGGGGGGCAGACCGGTTTGAACACCGCCGTGGCCGTGGCAGAGGCCGGGGTTTTGGAAAAATACGGCGTGGAGATGATCGGCGCTCGCCTGGATGCCATTCACAAGGCAGAAGACCGGGACCGGTTCTGCCGGGCCATGGAAAAGATCAATCTCCGGATTCCCAGAAGCGGCATTGCCACTGACATGGAGGCCGCCCGCGGATTTGCCGCAGACATCGGCTATCCCGTGATTATCCGCCCCGCCTTCACCCTGGGCGGCACCGGGGGCGGGGTGGCCTACAACCCCGAGGATCTGGAGAACATCGCTTCGGCCGGCCTGGATGCCAGCATGATCAATCAGGTCATGATCGAGGAATCGGTTCTGGGCTGGAAAGAATATGAACTTGAAGTAATGCGCGATAAAAATGACAATGTGGTTATTGTCTGCTCCATTGAAAATGTGGATCCCATGGGCATTCATACCGGAGACAGCATCACTGTGGCCCCGGCCCAGACCCTCAGTGATGTGGAATACCAGGTCATGCGCGATGCCGCCATTGCCATTTTGCGCGAAATTGGGGTGGACACCGGCGGATCCAACGTGCAGTTCGCGGTCAATCCGGATGACGGCGAGCTGATCGTGGTGGAGATGAATCCCCGGGTGTCGCGTTCATCCGCCCTTGCCTCCAAGGCCACGGGCTTTCCCATTGCAAAGATTGCCGCCAAGCTGGCCGTGGGCTACACCTTAGATGAAATCCCAAATGATATTACCGGAAAAACCGTTGCCTCGTTTGAGCCGGCCCTGGATTACTGCGTGGTGAAAATTCCGCGCTGGACCTTTGAAAAATTTCCCGAGGCAGAAGACGAACTGACCACCTCCATGCGCTCGGTGGGCGAGACCATGGCCATTGGCCGGACATTTACCGAAGCCCTGCAAAAGGGCCTGCGGTCTCTTGAAACCGGGCGGTACGGATTCGGAGGCGATGGAAAAGACGAGGAGGATGGCCAAAACCCGCCCCTTTCGCTTGCAGAAATCGAGCAGATGCTGGCCCGGCCCACGAGCAGGCGGATTTTTTATCTGCACCAGGCATTGATCGCGGCCATGCCCCTTGAAACCATTTACGAGCTCACCGGCATCGATCCGTGGTTTTTGCACCAGTTTGCCCGGCTTGCGGAAACTGAAAAGCAGATGGCCGCGGCCGGGGGGCAGATTTCTTTGGAAACACTGGAAAAAGCCAAAAAATACGGATTTTCCGATTTTCAGATCGGCCATCTCACCGGCCTGGGCGCCGGCAGAATTCGGGATATGCGAAAATCCGCGGGCCTGCGGCCGGTCTACAAGCTGGTGGATACCTGCGCGGCTGAATTTGAGGCCGCCACCCCGTATTATTACTCTACTTATGAGCAGGAAGACGAGGCCCGGGTTTCGGAGGGCAGAAAAATCATGATCCTGGGCGGCGGACCCAACCGCATCGGCCAGGGAATCGAGTTTGACTACTGCTGCGTGCATGCCTCGTTTGCCTTAAAGGAGCTGGGCATTGAAAGCATCATGGTCAACTCCAACCCCGAGACCGTGTCCACGGACTATGACACCTCGGACAAGCTCTATTTCGAGCCCCTGACCCATGAAGACGTGCTGCATATCGTGGAAACCGAAAAGCCCGACGGGGTGATCGTGCAGTTTGGCGGCCAGACGCCCCTGAACCTGGCCCTTTCCCTGATGGATGCAGGGGTCCCGATCATCGGCACCAGCCCGGAGAATATCGAACAGGCAGAAGACCGCAAGCATTTCCAGGCTATTCTAAACAATCTCGGGCTCATGCAGCCGCCCAACGGCACGGCCCGGTCTGTGGAAGAAGCCATGGCCGAAGCCGCGCGTATCGGCTATCCCGTGATCGTGCGGCCGTCTTACGTGCTCGGCGGCCGGGGAATGAAAATCGTTTACAATGACCAGGAAATGGAAAACTACACCCGCCTGGCCATCGTGGCCTCCCCGGAATATCCGGTGCTCATTGACAAGTTTCTCGAAGATGCGGTGGAAGTGGACGTGGATGCGGTGTCCGACGGGCAGATCACTGTGATCGGGGGAATCATGGAACACATCGAGGCCGCGGGAGTCCATTCCGGTGATTCAGCCTGCGTGCTGCCGCCATATTCCCTGAAATCCGGGGAAATCGATCAGATCGTTTCCGCCACCTGCGCCATGGCAAAGGAGCTAAACGTCATCGGCCTGATGAATGTCCAGTATGCCATCAAGGACGGCTGTTTGTACGTGCTGGAGGTTAATCCCCGGGCATCGCGCACGGTGCCCTTTGTGAGCAAGGCCACGGGCGTGCCCCTGGCCCGGATTGCCACAAAGGTGATGACCGGCCAGAGCCTTGAAGACCTCGGGTTCACAAAACAGGTGCACCCGCAGCACGTTTCGGTCAAGGAAGCGGTGCTGCCCTTTGACCGGTTTCCGGAAGCCGACACGCTTCTGGGTCCGGAAATGAAATCCACCGGAGAGGTCATGGGCATAGATGCTGATTTCGGCCGGGCTTATGCCAAAAGCCAGATTGCCGCAGGCCAGCATCTGCCCGGAAGCGGTGCTGTGTTTATCAGCGTGCAGAACAGTGATAAAGACGCTGTTTTGCCCGTGGCCCGGCAGTTGGCGGATATCGGTTTTGAGATTCTGGCCACCCGGGGCACATGCCGGTTTTTTGAACAGAACAAAATCCTCGCCCAGGCAGTCAACAAGGTTTCTGCGGGCCGGCCGCACGTGGTGGATGCCATTATGAACCGTGAGATCCATCTGGTGATCAATACCGGAACCGGCGACCGCACCCGGCGCGACGGCTACATGATCCGCCGGGCCGCGCTGAAGTTTAACATCCCTTATGCCACCACCATTGCCTGTGCCCGGGCCATGGGACTGGGCATTGCCGCGTTAAACCAAAAAGCGCTTTCCGTGGCGGCGCTGCAGGATTATCATCACTGA